From one Caminicella sporogenes DSM 14501 genomic stretch:
- the spoVE gene encoding stage V sporulation protein E — protein MARKNIDFSLMITTFILVVIGIIMVFSSSAYYSLNKFQDSFYFLKKDLMWALIGTGAMFFAMNFDYKKLRKYSFPAFLISIILLILVLTPLGISINGARRWLGVGSITFMPGEISKLCAILFVANSLSNNIKNIKSFFKGIFPYLLIIGLYFSLIIFQPNLSTAGTISLIIMAMLFVAGMRWIHMIFLGSCGVGLLIVMIILAPYRMKRVVGFLDPFADPKGTGYQVIQSLLALGSGGIFGVGLGKSIQNKLYIPEPQNDFIFATIGEELGFIGCITVILLFLFLIWRGIRIAINAPDIFGCLVATGITSMIAIQVMINIAVATSSMPVTGVPLPFISFGGNALVIFMAAIGILLNISRYASIDDK, from the coding sequence AAAATATAGACTTTTCTCTAATGATTACTACATTTATTTTAGTTGTCATTGGTATAATAATGGTTTTCAGTTCAAGTGCGTATTATTCTCTTAATAAATTTCAAGATAGTTTTTATTTTTTAAAGAAAGATTTGATGTGGGCTTTAATAGGAACAGGAGCAATGTTTTTTGCAATGAATTTTGATTATAAAAAGCTCAGAAAGTATTCTTTTCCAGCTTTTTTGATAAGTATTATTTTATTGATATTAGTTTTAACGCCACTTGGAATTTCTATCAATGGTGCAAGAAGATGGCTAGGAGTAGGAAGTATAACTTTTATGCCTGGAGAAATCTCAAAATTATGTGCGATATTATTTGTAGCTAATAGTCTTTCAAACAATATAAAAAATATTAAAAGTTTTTTTAAAGGAATTTTTCCATACTTGCTTATAATTGGACTGTATTTTAGTTTAATAATATTTCAGCCAAATTTAAGTACAGCTGGAACTATTTCACTGATTATAATGGCAATGCTCTTTGTAGCTGGAATGAGATGGATACATATGATATTCCTCGGTTCTTGTGGAGTAGGACTTTTGATTGTCATGATAATACTTGCTCCATATAGAATGAAAAGAGTAGTTGGTTTTTTAGACCCTTTCGCTGACCCAAAAGGTACGGGGTATCAAGTTATTCAATCGCTTCTTGCACTAGGTTCTGGAGGAATTTTTGGAGTAGGTTTAGGAAAGAGTATACAGAATAAATTATATATTCCCGAACCTCAAAATGATTTTATTTTTGCTACAATAGGAGAGGAGTTAGGTTTTATTGGATGTATAACAGTTATACTGCTCTTTTTATTTCTAATATGGCGTGGAATTAGAATTGCAATAAATGCACCAGATATATTTGGATGTTTAGTTGCTACAGGTATAACATCTATGATAGCAATACAAGTTATGATTAATATTGCTGTTGCGACTTCTTCAATGCCGGTTACTGGAGTACCGCTACCTTTTATTAGTTTTGGTGGAAATGCATTAGTTATATTTATGGCGGCAATAGGAATACTGCTCAATATATCGAGATATGCAAGTATAGATGATAAATAA
- the murA gene encoding UDP-N-acetylglucosamine 1-carboxyvinyltransferase encodes MSKYLINGGNKLSGKIGISGAKNSVLPILAASIINGKENIIIGYPNLRDVETMIEILLSIGCKVKRDSDCIIVNSESLNTCEIPEHLVREMRSSIFLMGPMLGRCKKIKISYPGGCEIGPRPIDLHLKGLKEMGVNIIEAHGFLECSVEKLKGAEIHLDYPSVGATENIMMAAVLAEGKTVIRNAAKEPEILDLQDFLTGMGAKIEGAGTSIIQIEGVKSLNGVQHKIIPDRIVAGTILTAAAITKSEIMVENVIADHLVSTIAKLKEVGCQLNIKNNQIKIKPPKVIKSVEILRTLPYPGFPTDMQAQFMALLSIANGTSIVTETIFENRFKHTEELVRMGAKIKVDGRVAVIKGVKKLTGANVSANDLRGGAALVLAGLAAEGTTIVDNIHHIERGYDNLDIMFKNLGADIKRID; translated from the coding sequence GTGTCAAAATACCTAATCAATGGTGGAAATAAATTAAGTGGAAAAATAGGAATAAGTGGGGCAAAAAATTCTGTTTTGCCAATATTGGCAGCTTCTATAATTAATGGAAAAGAAAATATAATTATTGGTTATCCAAACTTAAGAGATGTAGAGACAATGATAGAAATATTATTGTCTATAGGGTGTAAAGTTAAAAGGGATTCAGATTGTATAATAGTAAATTCTGAGAGCTTAAATACATGTGAAATTCCAGAACATTTAGTAAGAGAAATGAGGTCTTCTATATTTTTAATGGGACCTATGCTTGGAAGATGCAAAAAGATAAAAATCAGTTACCCCGGAGGATGTGAAATAGGACCAAGACCAATAGACTTACATCTTAAAGGATTAAAAGAAATGGGAGTAAATATTATTGAAGCCCATGGATTTTTAGAATGTAGCGTTGAAAAGTTAAAAGGTGCTGAAATACATCTTGATTATCCAAGTGTTGGTGCAACTGAAAATATTATGATGGCTGCTGTATTGGCAGAAGGGAAAACTGTAATAAGAAATGCGGCAAAAGAACCTGAAATATTAGACTTACAAGATTTTCTGACTGGAATGGGTGCAAAGATAGAAGGAGCAGGAACTAGCATTATACAAATTGAAGGTGTAAAAAGTTTAAATGGAGTTCAGCACAAAATAATACCAGATAGGATAGTAGCTGGTACGATTTTAACAGCTGCTGCTATTACTAAAAGTGAAATAATGGTAGAAAATGTCATAGCAGACCACTTAGTTTCAACAATTGCAAAATTAAAAGAGGTTGGTTGTCAGTTAAATATAAAAAATAATCAAATTAAAATAAAACCACCTAAAGTCATAAAGTCAGTTGAAATTTTGAGAACTTTACCATATCCGGGTTTTCCAACAGATATGCAGGCACAATTTATGGCACTTTTAAGCATAGCAAATGGCACAAGTATAGTAACTGAGACGATATTTGAAAATAGATTTAAACATACTGAAGAATTAGTTAGGATGGGAGCAAAAATTAAAGTAGATGGAAGAGTAGCAGTTATTAAAGGTGTAAAGAAATTAACAGGAGCAAATGTTTCTGCAAATGATTTAAGGGGTGGAGCTGCATTAGTTTTAGCAGGTTTAGCTGCTGAAGGAACTACTATTGTTGACAATATTCATCATATTGAAAGAGGATATGATAATTTAGACATAATGTTTAAAAATTTAGGAGCAGATATTAAGCGGATTGATTAA
- a CDS encoding cell division protein FtsQ/DivIB → MYKSKNQITKKVKYGKLKIYIIISILILALMFILVFKTNFFSIDEIIVKNNNEVSRDVIIAYSGIQLHNNIFKIKLSEITKKIEKNPYIKTAKVSRKLPNKIVIEVIERKRLAAIFYMGIYFIIDDEGYVLETKNKVKDVVVIEGFEINRFSEGEKIDLSGNEDLRKVLTLCSLIQKSNIDIKPKIYYNNGNINITIEDKLKVKFGNGENIDYKFKAFLSILKYLKSKDIYTGVIDISTNGYPVYRPFDE, encoded by the coding sequence ATGTATAAATCTAAAAATCAAATTACAAAAAAGGTAAAGTATGGTAAACTAAAAATATATATAATTATATCTATTTTGATTTTAGCTTTGATGTTTATATTAGTATTTAAAACAAATTTTTTTTCAATTGATGAAATTATAGTAAAAAACAATAATGAAGTTTCTCGTGATGTAATAATTGCTTATTCAGGTATTCAACTCCATAATAATATTTTTAAGATAAAACTATCCGAAATTACAAAGAAAATTGAAAAAAATCCATATATAAAAACTGCAAAAGTTTCGAGAAAATTACCTAATAAAATAGTTATAGAAGTCATTGAAAGGAAAAGATTAGCAGCTATTTTTTATATGGGAATATATTTTATAATAGATGATGAAGGATATGTTTTAGAAACAAAAAATAAAGTAAAAGATGTAGTTGTCATAGAAGGTTTTGAAATAAATAGATTTTCTGAAGGAGAAAAAATTGATTTAAGTGGTAATGAAGATTTGAGAAAAGTATTAACTCTCTGTAGTTTAATACAAAAATCCAATATAGATATAAAACCTAAAATATATTATAATAATGGAAATATAAATATTACTATTGAAGATAAATTAAAGGTTAAATTTGGAAATGGAGAAAATATTGATTATAAATTTAAGGCTTTTTTGAGTATATTAAAATATTTAAAAAGCAAAGATATTTATACAGGTGTAATTGATATAAGTACTAATGGTTATCCAGTATATCGTCCTTTTGATGAATAG
- a CDS encoding DUF881 domain-containing protein: protein MKKAKDKFFIGFMCIILGIVLAMQFRIVQGSYLEGAIPSQRALELESELKKIKEEKQHLLQEIQSYEKKLKEIEESASKDNVLIKNLNKELKKYKIIAGFESVKGPGIEVVVDDPPKTSEFGNDYSVASVKYDLLLSLINVLNSAGAEAISVNGQRIISTTGILYANNSVKINSVPTAPPFIIKAIGNPDTLESVLNFRFGIVWDMRENYLLQVNIRKLDEVVIPRYNDIVKFRYAKTINEK, encoded by the coding sequence ATGAAAAAGGCTAAAGATAAATTTTTTATTGGTTTTATGTGTATTATTTTAGGAATAGTTTTAGCTATGCAATTTAGAATAGTTCAAGGTAGTTATTTAGAAGGTGCTATACCAAGTCAAAGAGCTTTAGAACTTGAAAGTGAACTAAAAAAGATTAAAGAAGAAAAGCAGCATTTATTACAAGAAATACAGTCTTATGAAAAAAAATTAAAGGAAATTGAAGAATCTGCATCAAAGGATAATGTACTTATTAAAAATCTCAATAAAGAATTAAAAAAATATAAAATTATAGCTGGATTTGAAAGTGTTAAAGGACCTGGAATTGAAGTTGTAGTAGATGACCCTCCTAAAACTTCAGAATTTGGAAATGATTATAGTGTTGCTTCTGTAAAATATGATTTACTTCTCAGTTTAATAAATGTACTTAATTCAGCAGGTGCAGAAGCTATTTCTGTAAATGGACAGAGAATTATATCTACTACAGGTATTTTATATGCCAATAACAGTGTAAAAATAAATTCCGTTCCAACTGCACCACCATTTATAATAAAGGCAATAGGAAATCCAGATACATTAGAATCTGTACTCAATTTTAGATTTGGTATAGTCTGGGATATGAGAGAAAATTATCTTTTACAAGTAAATATAAGAAAACTAGACGAAGTAGTGATACCAAGATATAATGATATTGTCAAGTTTAGATATGCTAAAACTATAAATGAAAAATAA
- a CDS encoding DUF881 domain-containing protein: MYKNKLNIFLLTLILGITISLQIRSFNKEYEYVPLRVIYDYKKQIDKEKTELKKLKEVINDYTAKINEYEDAKIRDGDITKVLKKELNEVKKISGFTDVEGPGIIIIMNDGSRKLYEGENPNVLIVHNIDVLNIINDLKNAGAEAISINNQRLLFNSEIDCSGYTLKINKQEFAQPFIIKAIGNPKQLEAAVKAPGTYGNLLKEIGLFFEVNTSVSIKIPKYSEELIFKYLQIKEGE; this comes from the coding sequence ATGTATAAAAATAAATTGAATATTTTCTTGTTAACTTTAATATTGGGAATTACTATTTCTCTGCAAATAAGGAGTTTTAATAAAGAATATGAATATGTTCCTTTAAGAGTTATATATGATTATAAAAAACAAATAGATAAGGAAAAAACAGAGTTGAAAAAATTAAAAGAGGTTATTAATGATTATACTGCTAAAATTAATGAGTATGAAGATGCAAAAATTAGAGATGGAGATATTACTAAAGTACTAAAAAAAGAATTAAATGAAGTTAAAAAGATTTCTGGATTTACAGATGTTGAAGGACCGGGTATAATCATAATTATGAATGATGGTAGTAGGAAATTATATGAGGGTGAAAACCCAAATGTCCTTATAGTTCATAATATAGATGTACTTAATATAATAAATGATTTAAAAAATGCAGGTGCAGAAGCTATTTCAATTAATAATCAAAGACTGCTTTTTAATTCGGAAATTGACTGTTCAGGATATACGCTTAAAATTAACAAACAAGAATTTGCACAGCCTTTTATTATAAAGGCTATTGGAAATCCAAAACAATTAGAAGCTGCTGTAAAAGCACCTGGAACTTATGGCAATCTTTTAAAAGAAATAGGACTTTTTTTTGAAGTTAATACCAGTGTAAGCATTAAAATTCCTAAATATAGTGAAGAATTAATTTTTAAGTATTTGCAAATTAAAGAAGGTGAATAG
- a CDS encoding small basic family protein, with protein sequence MIIGILGIIIGLMIGFYLPITFPTTYSLYMSVSILAAIDSVFGAIKASMENKFNPTIFVTGFLGNAIIAGVLAYIGDRMGVPLYYAAIFTFGSRLFQNFAIIRRQIIEKYSKN encoded by the coding sequence TTGATTATAGGTATATTAGGTATTATAATTGGATTAATGATAGGTTTTTATCTTCCAATCACTTTTCCTACTACTTATTCTTTATACATGTCAGTATCTATATTGGCGGCAATTGATTCAGTCTTTGGAGCAATTAAAGCTAGTATGGAAAACAAATTTAATCCAACAATTTTTGTAACAGGTTTTTTAGGAAATGCAATTATAGCTGGAGTTTTAGCTTATATTGGAGATAGGATGGGAGTACCTTTATATTATGCAGCTATATTTACTTTTGGTTCTAGATTATTCCAAAATTTTGCAATAATTAGAAGACAAATAATAGAAAAATATAGTAAGAATTAA
- the ftsZ gene encoding cell division protein FtsZ produces the protein MLEFDIDVEQFAQIKVIGVGGGGNNAVNRMIDSSLKGVQFIAINTDKQALFTSKAEYKIQIGEKLTRGLGAGANPEIGKKAAEESRDDIYQALQGADMVFITAGMGGGTGTGAAPIVAEIAKEIGILTVGVVTKPFIFEGKRRMMHAEKGIEELKTKVDTLVTIPNDRLLQVVEKKTSIVDAFRIADDVLRQGVQGISDLIAIPGLVNLDFADVKTIMFEQGLAHMGIGKANGENRAAEAAKQAIQSPLLETSINGAKGVLLNITGGSNLGLFEVNEAAEIVSQAADPDANIIFGAVIDESLKDEIRITVIATGFEQNNKNNEVNLKADNVVEQNNRNTNDTEILDIPTFLRRHR, from the coding sequence GTGTTAGAATTTGATATTGATGTAGAACAATTTGCACAAATAAAGGTAATTGGTGTTGGCGGCGGTGGAAATAATGCTGTAAATAGAATGATAGATTCCAGTTTAAAGGGAGTTCAATTTATAGCTATAAATACTGATAAACAGGCTTTATTTACTTCAAAGGCTGAATATAAAATCCAAATCGGAGAAAAACTGACAAGAGGTTTAGGTGCTGGAGCAAACCCTGAAATAGGGAAGAAAGCTGCTGAAGAAAGCAGAGATGATATATATCAAGCTCTACAAGGAGCTGATATGGTATTTATAACAGCAGGTATGGGTGGTGGAACAGGAACAGGAGCAGCACCTATAGTTGCCGAAATCGCTAAAGAAATAGGTATATTGACTGTTGGAGTAGTTACAAAGCCTTTTATCTTTGAGGGTAAAAGAAGAATGATGCATGCTGAAAAGGGAATAGAAGAACTTAAAACAAAAGTAGATACTTTAGTTACTATTCCAAATGACAGATTACTTCAAGTAGTTGAAAAAAAGACATCAATTGTAGATGCTTTTAGAATAGCAGATGATGTGTTAAGACAAGGTGTACAGGGTATTTCCGATTTGATTGCAATACCCGGACTTGTAAATCTCGATTTTGCAGATGTAAAGACGATAATGTTTGAGCAAGGACTTGCTCACATGGGTATAGGAAAAGCAAATGGAGAAAATAGAGCAGCTGAAGCTGCAAAACAAGCAATACAAAGTCCTTTGCTTGAAACATCTATAAATGGTGCAAAAGGAGTTTTACTTAATATAACTGGAGGTTCAAATTTAGGCTTATTTGAAGTAAATGAAGCTGCTGAGATAGTTTCTCAAGCTGCTGACCCAGATGCCAATATAATTTTTGGTGCTGTTATTGATGAAAGTTTAAAAGATGAAATAAGAATAACAGTAATTGCTACAGGTTTTGAACAAAATAATAAAAATAATGAAGTAAATTTAAAAGCTGATAATGTAGTTGAGCAAAATAATAGAAATACTAATGATACTGAAATATTAGATATTCCTACTTTTTTAAGAAGACACAGATAA
- the spoIIGA gene encoding sigma-E processing peptidase SpoIIGA produces the protein MIEVYGEYLFLENLLMNFIILHITGYFSKYQGSNIKIVLGAIVGALYSFVIFFPNLHFLLTFSMKLVVSMLIIVISFTPETFKKFFKYMCLFYLISFIFGGTTFAIFYFTNFNSIVSNGIFYTDSISIRILMYSAAIGYILILISMNYIKSKISKEKILKKIVIEFDRKKKCINALIDTGNSLSDPISKFPVVIVEYSAIEELLPEEIRNFIRDDNLNELEKLIDILSRSRWVSRFRIIPYTSLGKQNGILIGFKPDYVEMEDEGKKISIDKTIIGISTNKLSRNGDYKALINPDILV, from the coding sequence ATGATTGAAGTATATGGAGAATATTTATTTTTAGAAAATTTACTTATGAATTTTATTATTTTGCATATTACAGGTTATTTTTCTAAATATCAAGGTAGTAATATAAAAATTGTATTGGGGGCAATTGTAGGAGCATTATATTCATTTGTGATTTTTTTTCCTAATTTACATTTTTTACTTACTTTTTCAATGAAATTAGTTGTGTCTATGCTGATTATTGTTATTTCATTTACACCTGAAACATTCAAAAAGTTTTTTAAATATATGTGTTTATTTTATTTAATATCATTTATATTTGGCGGAACAACATTTGCTATTTTTTATTTTACAAATTTTAATTCAATAGTGAGTAATGGAATTTTTTATACGGATAGTATTAGTATAAGAATTTTAATGTATTCTGCTGCCATAGGATATATATTGATTTTAATATCAATGAATTATATAAAATCAAAAATTTCTAAAGAAAAAATTTTAAAAAAAATTGTTATTGAATTTGATAGAAAGAAAAAATGCATAAATGCTTTAATAGATACAGGAAATTCACTGTCTGACCCTATTAGCAAATTTCCTGTAGTAATTGTAGAATATAGTGCCATTGAGGAATTATTACCTGAAGAAATAAGAAATTTTATAAGAGATGATAATTTAAATGAATTGGAAAAATTAATCGATATATTAAGTCGCAGTAGATGGGTTAGTCGATTTAGGATTATTCCATATACATCTTTAGGAAAACAAAATGGAATATTAATAGGTTTTAAACCTGATTATGTTGAGATGGAAGACGAAGGAAAAAAAATAAGCATTGATAAGACAATCATAGGAATATCTACAAATAAACTTTCAAGAAATGGAGATTATAAAGCTTTAATTAATCCAGATATATTAGTTTAA
- the sigE gene encoding RNA polymerase sporulation sigma factor SigE — protein sequence MSILKKIKLNIKIFIFKLMRKLNIFEEEVYYIGGNEALPPPLSLEEEALFIERLQQGDESVRSVLIERNLRLVVYIARKFENTGIGIEDLISIGTIGLIKAVNTFDPNKKIKLATYASRCIENEILMFLRRNNKVKTEISIDEPLNIDWDGNELLLSDILGTDNDLIYKNLEEEIDKQLLKIALKKLTKREKKIMDLRFGLTNGEEKTQKEVADMLGISQSYISRLEKRIIFRLKKEINRMI from the coding sequence ATGTCTATTTTAAAAAAGATTAAATTGAATATAAAAATTTTCATATTTAAGTTAATGAGGAAATTAAATATTTTTGAAGAAGAAGTATATTATATTGGTGGAAATGAAGCTCTGCCTCCGCCACTTAGTTTAGAAGAAGAAGCATTATTTATAGAAAGACTTCAACAAGGTGATGAATCTGTTAGAAGCGTATTAATAGAGAGAAATTTAAGACTTGTTGTATATATAGCAAGAAAATTTGAAAATACAGGAATTGGAATTGAAGATTTAATATCAATTGGTACTATTGGACTGATAAAAGCTGTAAATACTTTTGACCCAAATAAGAAAATAAAATTGGCTACATATGCTTCAAGGTGTATAGAAAATGAAATACTTATGTTTTTAAGAAGAAATAATAAAGTCAAAACGGAAATATCAATAGATGAACCGCTTAACATAGATTGGGATGGAAATGAATTATTATTATCAGATATTTTAGGAACTGATAACGATTTGATTTATAAAAATTTAGAAGAAGAAATTGATAAACAATTGTTAAAAATAGCATTAAAGAAACTAACTAAAAGAGAAAAAAAAATAATGGATTTGAGATTCGGACTAACTAATGGAGAAGAAAAAACTCAAAAAGAAGTTGCTGATATGCTTGGAATATCTCAATCATATATTTCAAGACTTGAAAAGAGAATTATTTTTAGATTAAAAAAGGAAATAAATAGAATGATTTGA
- the sigG gene encoding RNA polymerase sporulation sigma factor SigG, translating to MYNNKVEICGVNTSKLPVLTNKEMRELFPLIHNGDKKAKEKFIRGNLRLVLSVIQRFNNRGEHVDDLFQVGCIGLIKAIDNFDLSQNVKFSTYAVPMIIGEIRRYLRDNNAIRVSRSLRDKAYKALQVREQLLNKNAKEPTITEISKELNLSKEDVVFALDAIQDPISLSEPIYQDSGDAIYVMDQVSDEKSVDETWLEGIALREGLRKLNDREKLILTLRFFKGKTQMEVAEEIGISQAQVSRLEKTALKHMRKYISDSI from the coding sequence ATGTATAATAACAAAGTAGAAATTTGTGGAGTTAACACATCAAAATTACCTGTACTTACAAATAAAGAAATGAGAGAATTATTTCCGCTCATTCATAATGGAGATAAAAAGGCAAAAGAAAAATTTATAAGAGGCAATTTACGTTTGGTATTAAGTGTTATTCAACGCTTTAATAATAGAGGAGAACATGTTGATGATTTATTTCAAGTCGGATGTATTGGACTCATTAAGGCAATTGATAATTTTGATTTGAGTCAGAACGTAAAATTTTCAACATATGCTGTACCTATGATTATTGGTGAAATAAGAAGGTATTTAAGAGATAATAATGCTATTAGAGTTAGCAGGTCATTAAGAGATAAAGCATATAAAGCGTTACAAGTTAGAGAACAACTTTTGAATAAAAATGCTAAAGAACCTACTATTACTGAAATTTCTAAAGAATTAAATCTATCTAAGGAAGACGTAGTTTTTGCATTAGATGCTATTCAAGACCCAATATCTTTATCAGAACCAATATATCAAGATAGTGGAGATGCAATTTACGTGATGGACCAAGTTAGTGATGAAAAAAGTGTAGATGAAACTTGGTTAGAAGGAATTGCACTGAGGGAAGGACTTAGAAAATTAAATGATAGAGAAAAATTGATATTGACACTTAGATTTTTTAAAGGAAAAACTCAAATGGAAGTAGCAGAAGAAATAGGAATATCTCAAGCACAAGTTTCAAGGCTTGAAAAAACAGCTTTAAAACATATGAGAAAATACATAAGCGACTCCATATAA
- a CDS encoding YlmC/YmxH family sporulation protein, whose protein sequence is MITITELRMKEVINLANGKRIGYIQDLEINLENNRIDAIILPKENKFLKIFSKDNDYIISWKKIVKIGQDVILVDIKDPLYEEEKEFVSRITEIKKNKKTFEEKKDDLY, encoded by the coding sequence ATGATAACTATTACTGAATTGAGGATGAAAGAAGTGATAAATTTAGCAAATGGAAAGAGAATAGGTTATATACAAGATTTAGAAATTAATCTAGAAAACAATAGGATAGATGCAATTATTCTTCCAAAGGAAAATAAATTTTTAAAAATATTTAGTAAAGACAATGATTACATAATTTCTTGGAAAAAAATAGTTAAAATCGGACAGGATGTAATATTAGTTGATATAAAAGACCCTTTATATGAAGAAGAAAAAGAATTTGTCTCAAGAATAACAGAAATAAAGAAAAATAAGAAAACTTTTGAAGAAAAAAAAGACGATTTATATTAG
- the nrdR gene encoding transcriptional regulator NrdR yields MNCPYCFHHETKVVDSRPTEEGQAIRRRRECIRCKKRFTTYEKIEEIPLIVVKKDGNRQSYNRSKIMNGIIRACEKRPISMQKIEETVDKIERHLNNSLEKEISSKYIGELVMNELKNLDEVAYVRFASVYRQFKDINTFMEELKKILREKNN; encoded by the coding sequence ATGAATTGCCCATATTGTTTTCATCATGAAACAAAAGTAGTAGATTCAAGACCTACAGAAGAAGGACAAGCAATAAGACGAAGAAGGGAATGTATTAGATGCAAAAAAAGATTTACGACATATGAAAAAATTGAAGAAATACCACTTATAGTTGTAAAAAAAGATGGAAATAGACAGTCATACAATCGAAGTAAAATAATGAATGGAATTATTAGAGCTTGTGAAAAAAGGCCAATATCTATGCAAAAAATTGAAGAAACAGTAGATAAGATAGAAAGACATTTGAATAATAGTTTGGAAAAAGAAATTTCTTCAAAATATATTGGTGAGCTAGTAATGAATGAACTGAAAAATTTAGATGAAGTAGCATATGTAAGATTTGCTTCTGTATATAGGCAATTTAAAGATATTAATACTTTTATGGAAGAATTGAAGAAGATATTGAGAGAAAAAAATAATTAA
- a CDS encoding YIEGIA family protein, producing the protein MQNYIVSIIVSILTGVFARAYMMKIDHRQYPSYPQGFLSHITLGLIAASLGAVAVPALSTKEFGAVTFLVLAAQQFRDVRNMERQSLDNIESTELVPRGTAYIEDIAKAFEARNYMVILTSLFTSISMNVLNFFKVNKGFQVVFGFITGFIIMSILKRFLTRQLVEEIAEVVPAKISFDGPLLMVNDVVIMNIGLKDSRKIYKEIGIAIEIIPKDANARETLSNMGQRQAIQHQAATQLGIRKDIDEPDFTPLIRRNPHNGNLVMAFIPMKPNQDLLIEVVKKTPVLETCRRKPLEANLN; encoded by the coding sequence ATGCAAAACTACATAGTTTCAATAATAGTTTCGATACTTACAGGAGTTTTTGCAAGAGCATATATGATGAAAATTGACCATAGACAGTATCCAAGTTATCCACAAGGATTTTTATCACATATAACGCTTGGATTAATAGCTGCATCTTTAGGTGCAGTAGCAGTACCGGCATTATCTACAAAAGAATTTGGAGCAGTTACTTTTTTAGTATTAGCAGCTCAGCAGTTTAGAGATGTAAGAAATATGGAAAGACAGAGTTTAGATAATATAGAATCTACGGAATTAGTTCCAAGAGGTACTGCATACATAGAAGATATAGCAAAAGCTTTTGAAGCTAGAAATTATATGGTTATACTCACTTCACTTTTTACAAGTATATCCATGAACGTTTTAAATTTTTTTAAAGTAAATAAAGGATTTCAAGTTGTATTTGGATTTATTACGGGATTTATAATAATGTCAATATTAAAGAGATTTTTAACAAGACAGTTAGTAGAAGAAATAGCTGAGGTTGTACCAGCTAAAATCAGTTTTGATGGACCTCTGCTTATGGTTAATGATGTTGTAATAATGAATATAGGTTTAAAAGATTCTAGGAAAATTTATAAAGAAATAGGAATTGCAATAGAAATAATACCTAAAGATGCTAATGCTCGTGAAACATTATCAAATATGGGACAAAGACAAGCTATTCAGCATCAAGCAGCTACACAACTTGGAATTAGGAAAGATATTGATGAACCTGATTTTACGCCTCTTATAAGAAGAAACCCACATAATGGAAATCTTGTCATGGCATTTATACCTATGAAGCCTAATCAGGATTTATTAATAGAAGTTGTAAAAAAAACACCCGTTTTGGAAACTTGTAGGAGAAAACCTTTAGAGGCAAACTTAAATTAA
- a CDS encoding capping complex subunit for YIEGIA, with the protein MDFGIKENIIAIITLNKNVTSSTAPVFYVNNEDEQEKTALLIAKITLGMVHDLRNGVYVVVRH; encoded by the coding sequence ATGGATTTTGGAATTAAAGAAAACATAATAGCAATTATAACTTTAAATAAAAATGTAACATCTTCAACAGCACCCGTTTTTTATGTAAATAATGAAGATGAGCAGGAAAAAACAGCTCTGCTTATTGCAAAAATTACTCTAGGTATGGTTCATGACTTGAGAAATGGAGTCTATGTTGTAGTTAGACATTAA